In the Candidatus Hydrogenedentota bacterium genome, ATTTTCACCGCGGGACTGGACAACGCGGGGAACTACGCCCTGTCCGTGCTGGCCACGGTGGACCGCGTCCTCGCGTTCCTGACCCCCTTTCCGGCCTTTGTCTCCTGGGCACTGGTCGGACTGGCAATCGGCGCCTTCGCCCACTTCTTCATGTGGGAGGCGCGCCACTTCAGCCGGGGGCAGCAGCGCGCCGTGGGCGCGGCGGGGCTTGCGCTGCTGGTGCTCTATTTCATCGCGCTCCCCCTGTTTCATTCCCTCAATCCCGAGCGCGAATCGCCGAGGGGGCCCTGGTGGCGGGCGGACTCCCGGCGCGCGCCGGGCACGCTCCGCGAATTTGACGGAATCATGTTCGTCTGGGTGCCCTCCCCGCTGGAAGGCGCGGTGGTGGGAAGCCCGCCGGACGAGACGGGACGCCAGCCGGAGGAGACGCAGAGGCCCGTCTCGTTCAGGCGCGGATTCTGGATGAGCCGGGACGAAATCACCTGGGAGCAATACTGCCAGATGTGTCCCGAGAGCGGGGAAAGCCTTGTTCCCGGCCGGGAGCAGTTTCCGGCCATCGGCTTGACGTTTGAACAGGCGGAGGAATTCGCGCGCAGGCTCTCCCAAAAAGGCGGGGGGAGCTGCCGCATTCCCCGGGAGGATGAGTGGGAGCATGCATGCAGGGCGGACGCGAGAAGCGCCTATTCGTTCGGTCATTTCCCGAGCGTTCTGGGGGAATACGCCTGGTACCAGGGGAACAGCGGGGACGGCCCCAAAGAGGTGGGCGGGCTCAAACCAAACGCCTGGAACCTGCGGGACATGCACGGGAACGCCGCAGAATGGTGCGTTCCCATCCTGGCCGGAGCGCAGGTGTACCGGGGCGGGAGCTGGAAAAGCACGGGAACCCAGTGCCGCTGCGCCGCCCGGGGCCTCTATTCCCCCGGCGAACTGACACTCCCCGATGATGTGGGCATCCGATTGGTGCGGGATCCGTGACTCTCTGCCCCCCGCCTACTTTTCCGCCTTCGTCTTGAAGTGCTCCTCGAAGAAGCGGAGCATGAACCACTGGCAGCGGAGGTTAACCTCCTTGGCGATGTCCATGGTGTGGGGGTAGCCGTCCAGCCGGTCATAGGTCACGGGCACCTTCAACTCCTTGAGCTTTTCAAAGAGGATGTCGCTCTGGGAGACGGGCACGGTGGTGTCTATGGTCCCGTGGAGGATGAGCGTGGGCGGGTCTTTGGGGTCGAGATGGAACCACGGCGAGGCCAGCTTGTACTGGTCGGGGATTTCATCGTAGGTCTTGCCCCCGAAAAAGCCGAGCACGGTGGGGTTGCCGCGGTGTTCGGGCAGGGTGATGTCCACGGGGCCGTAGAGGTCCACCACGGCGTTCACCGCGCTGCTGAACTCCGCGTGGCCGCCGTTCCCCTCCAGTTCCGGCACGCCGGCGGAGTAGCCGAGCATCATGGAGAGGTGGCCCCCCGCCGACCCGCCGATGGCGGCGATGCGGTTGGGGTCAATGGTGTATTTTTCGGCGTTGGCGCGCATCCAGCGGACGGCGCACTTGGCGTCCTGCACGCAGGCGGGGAAGACGGCCTCGCCGATCAGCCGGTAGGAGATGGACACAACCACGTAGCCGCGCGCGGCGAAGCGGACGCAGTAGTACTTGTAGTCCTTCTTGCCGCCGTTCTTCCAGCCGCCGCCGTGGATGAACAGGAGGCCGGGCGCGGGCTTGTCCAGGTTCTTCGGCAGATACAGGTCGAGCAGGAGGGGCCGGTCGCCCACGCGCCCGTACTCGACATCCGGAATCATCTCCACAGAGTCGGGCACGGGAATCTCCCCGTTGATGTCGAGCAGCGTCAGGAGACCGCCCGCCGCCGCCAGCATGAGCTGCTTGTCGTCCGTGAACCCCGTGGGCACGGCGGGCGGTTCGGGGGCCGCAAGGACGGCCTCCTCCTGCGGGTCCAGGGCCGTGGCGAGGGGCTGGAGCAGCAACAGGGCTGCTGCCAGCAGGAGGGCCACAGGAATCGGCATGTTTTTCATGTTCTCATCTCCGATGTTGGGAGGAAAGCGGCCTTGTTAGACACGGGCAAGTTCCACGATGGTTTCAAGGTGCGGCGTGTGCGGGAAAAGGTCCACAGCCTCGGCGTCCACCACCCCGTAGGCGGGCGCGAGGAGGGCCAGCTCCGAAGCCAGCACGCGGGGGTTGCAGGACACATAGACCAGGCGCTCCGGGGCAAGCTCCAGCAGGCGGCGGATGGTCTTGGGGTTCATGCCGCAGCGCGGCGGGTCGGTGACCACCAGCGCGCCCAACGGCAGTCCGCCGTCCTCGCGGAGCCGGCGCAGGTGGTCCGGCACGGACTCCGTGATAAAGTCCACATTGTCCACGCCGTTCTCGGCGCAGTTGACGCGTCCGTCCTCGGAGGCGGCGGGCACATTCTCCACCGAGCGCACCCCGCTCACCAGGTCGGCGCAGACGAGGGCGATGCTGCCCATGCCGCCGTAGAGGTCGTACAGCACCCCGGGGGCCAGCCGGCGCACCCGCGCCCGGATGCGCCCATAGAGGCGCTCCGCGCCCAGCGGGTTGGTCTGGAAGAAACTCATGGGGGAGATGCGGAAGTCCAGCCGCCGAAGCGGTCCGGGCGCGCACGGGCCGGAAAGATGCTCGGCCGGCGTGGTGCAGGTCCCGTGACCCGGAGACTCGGCGATCTCCAGCGTTTCCGTGATGTGCGGCGCCCCGTGGAGCAGCTCCAAGGTGTCCGCCTGCGCGTTGTCGGCGGTGCCCTCGCGGGTGCCCCGCCAGACCGAGCACGGGCCGAAGGCCCCGAGGACCGCCTCCACAAAGGGGGCGGTGTCCATCGGGCCGGAGGCGGTGATGAGCACCACCATGCGCTCGCCCGACCGCTTGGCGTCGCGGACCAGCAGGGTCTTCAGGAACCCGCCGCCCCGGCGCGTGTCAAAGGCCTGCAACCCGGAGCCCGCGGCCCACTCCCGCGCGGCGGCGAAGAGCGGCGCCGTGCCCTCAGGCCCGATCAGGCACTCGTCCACCTGCATGGGCCAGAACCACTTGCCCCGGCGCTTGTATCCCAGCACCGTCTCGCGGACGAAGCTTTCTTCGGGCGGCGTCTCGTACCATTGCGGCGTGAACACCGGGTCTATCTTGTTCCGGTAGTGCCACACCACGGGCGAGGGCGTCACGGGGAGTTCCCCGTCGTAATGGGGGAGCAGCAGCTCCCGCAGGGCGGCCTGTTTGGCTTCCACCTGTTCGGGATAGGGGACGTCCTGCGCGGCGCAGCCGCCGCAGAGGCCGAAATGGACGCATTGGGGCGGCAAAGCCTACTCCTTCGCCCGGAGTTCTGCAAGGAGTCCGGCGACCGTGCCGGACCAGGAACAGTGGGCGCAGTTGATGAGGGTGTCAGCGGACAGGGCGGGCGCGGCGTCGGGCGGGGCGACCCCTGCGGGGCGCCCGGTACTGTCTAGGGAAAAGAAGATCATGGTGCCGTTCTGGTTCACGTAGAAGGTTCGCGCCCCGCAAACGGGACAGGAAACGGTGCTTTCTAGGGCGTTCTCTGCGGTCATCGGTTCACCCCCGCGCGGGCGGAGGTCACCGTGCCGCCGCCGTTGGGATCATACCCCAAGCAGGGAGGCCAGTTCCTCAAGGGCCGTGATGGTCGCATGCGGCGTGAGGTCGCCGGGCTGCTCGGGAAAATGCTCCGGGGGAATCCACCGGCGGAAATGAACGGCCTGCATGCCCGCGCGGCGCGCGCCCTGCACGTCCGCCAGCCAGTTGTCCCCCACGAACAGCACCGCTTCCGGCGGCAGGGCCAGCGCGTCGAGCGCGGCCCGGAAGACATCGGGGTGGGGCTTGCACAGGCCCAGGTCGCCGGAGACCAGCGCATGCTTCAGAAAGGGGGCGATGCCGGTGTCGTCCAGACTGGCGCGGATGGCGTCGCCATCGGGGTAATTGGACAGCAGGGCCAGACGGTAGCGGGCGGAAAGCCGGGCCAGCACGTCCAGCACTTGGGGCTCCCCCCGCACCACGCGCACAAACGCCTCCTGGCGCACGGCGATCAGGCGGTCCAGTGTTTCGGCGGAGGGCTCCCTGCCGTAGACCTCCCGGATGAGCCCGGCGGTCATCTCGCGGACATCGTTTTCGCGGTAGGACGGCGGGTCGCCCTGATAGGGGAACATGCGGTCGGCATCCCGGCGGGCCTTGTACTGCGCCGGGTCGGGCGGCCCGAATTCGGCCGTGACCGCCTCCAGCAGCAGGGCGTCAAACTGGTCCACCTGCTCCCGCCCGAAGGCGATGAGGGTGTTCCCATAGTCAAAGACAACAGCCTTCACAGGGGTGGGGTCAAGCAGCATGGTCACTTCCGGAGGGGTTGGGTCAGGGACGCAGTTCGGCCTGCGCGAGGTCGTCCAGCTCGTCCTGAATGCTTTGGGTCACCGGGAACCGGAACCCCGTCTTCGGGTCGAGGTCCAGCTCCAGCACTTTCATGGCCACGGGGTGCTGGTCCCGCTTCCACTGGCTCTGCACAAAGCGCCGCCCGAAGTCCGCCGTCCAGGCCCGAAGCTGGGCCGGTGTGTGGTCCGGGTGCCTGCGGCAGACAATGCGCCAGCAGTCGGCGAGGGAAAGGCGCTTGCGCGCGTAGAGGTACAGGAGGTCGTCCAGAACGGCGTAGGGCATGAGGTCCTTCTCGTCCTGCTGGTCCGGGGCGAGTTCGGCACTGGGCGGAATGGCCAGCACCTTCGCCAGCGCCTGGATGCCGTCCCGTTTTGCAAGGTGCTCCAGCAGCTCCGACACGACGGTCTTGGGCACGTTGGCGATGGGGGAGTAGCCGCCCTGGTTGTCGCCGCCCGTGGTGCTGTAGCCCACGGCCGCCTCGCTGAGGTTGGAGGTGACCAGCAGGAGGCCGCCCGCGCTGTTGCCCCAGTTGAGCATCATCGCCCCGCGCACGCGGGCCTGGAGGTTCTGCCTGGCCATGGGCGTCACGCGGTCCTCGTCCCCCGCCATTTCCGCCGCCTTGCGCAGCGCAAGGTCGGCCTCGGAGTTGATGCTGACCACTTTGAACGGCACCCCGAGCTCCTCCGCAAGGGAGCGGGCCGCGTCGAGGGTCGCGCCGCTGCTGAAGGCCTTGTTCGGCAGATAGACCGTGGCCACCCGCCCGGCGAAGCGCGCGGCCTCGGCGCCGCCCTTGAGGAGCTTGGCGGCGCGCACGGCCATCAGCAGGCACAGCGCGCTGTCGCGGCCGCCGGAAAGGGCGATCAGGAACCGCTCGAATGCGCCGACCTTCTCGAAATAGTCGCGCAACCCCAGCGAGAGCGCGTCAAACAGCTCGTCGAGGGCCGCCTCCCTGCCGCAGGGCCGGCTCGCGGGGAGGGCGGGGAAATAGAACGCGCGGGGCATCTGCGCGGCATACTCGTCCACCGGTGCCGGCCTGT is a window encoding:
- a CDS encoding formylglycine-generating enzyme family protein — translated: MNSSRLLAHLLITGGLLVLTGVLTIFTAGLDNAGNYALSVLATVDRVLAFLTPFPAFVSWALVGLAIGAFAHFFMWEARHFSRGQQRAVGAAGLALLVLYFIALPLFHSLNPERESPRGPWWRADSRRAPGTLREFDGIMFVWVPSPLEGAVVGSPPDETGRQPEETQRPVSFRRGFWMSRDEITWEQYCQMCPESGESLVPGREQFPAIGLTFEQAEEFARRLSQKGGGSCRIPREDEWEHACRADARSAYSFGHFPSVLGEYAWYQGNSGDGPKEVGGLKPNAWNLRDMHGNAAEWCVPILAGAQVYRGGSWKSTGTQCRCAARGLYSPGELTLPDDVGIRLVRDP
- a CDS encoding class I SAM-dependent RNA methyltransferase; translation: MPPQCVHFGLCGGCAAQDVPYPEQVEAKQAALRELLLPHYDGELPVTPSPVVWHYRNKIDPVFTPQWYETPPEESFVRETVLGYKRRGKWFWPMQVDECLIGPEGTAPLFAAAREWAAGSGLQAFDTRRGGGFLKTLLVRDAKRSGERMVVLITASGPMDTAPFVEAVLGAFGPCSVWRGTREGTADNAQADTLELLHGAPHITETLEIAESPGHGTCTTPAEHLSGPCAPGPLRRLDFRISPMSFFQTNPLGAERLYGRIRARVRRLAPGVLYDLYGGMGSIALVCADLVSGVRSVENVPAASEDGRVNCAENGVDNVDFITESVPDHLRRLREDGGLPLGALVVTDPPRCGMNPKTIRRLLELAPERLVYVSCNPRVLASELALLAPAYGVVDAEAVDLFPHTPHLETIVELARV
- a CDS encoding HAD family hydrolase gives rise to the protein MLLDPTPVKAVVFDYGNTLIAFGREQVDQFDALLLEAVTAEFGPPDPAQYKARRDADRMFPYQGDPPSYRENDVREMTAGLIREVYGREPSAETLDRLIAVRQEAFVRVVRGEPQVLDVLARLSARYRLALLSNYPDGDAIRASLDDTGIAPFLKHALVSGDLGLCKPHPDVFRAALDALALPPEAVLFVGDNWLADVQGARRAGMQAVHFRRWIPPEHFPEQPGDLTPHATITALEELASLLGV
- a CDS encoding alpha/beta hydrolase produces the protein MKNMPIPVALLLAAALLLLQPLATALDPQEEAVLAAPEPPAVPTGFTDDKQLMLAAAGGLLTLLDINGEIPVPDSVEMIPDVEYGRVGDRPLLLDLYLPKNLDKPAPGLLFIHGGGWKNGGKKDYKYYCVRFAARGYVVVSISYRLIGEAVFPACVQDAKCAVRWMRANAEKYTIDPNRIAAIGGSAGGHLSMMLGYSAGVPELEGNGGHAEFSSAVNAVVDLYGPVDITLPEHRGNPTVLGFFGGKTYDEIPDQYKLASPWFHLDPKDPPTLILHGTIDTTVPVSQSDILFEKLKELKVPVTYDRLDGYPHTMDIAKEVNLRCQWFMLRFFEEHFKTKAEK
- the nadE gene encoding NAD(+) synthase yields the protein MRLVKIGVASVSVKVGDFSGNARRLREIVRQAKACGTHLLALPELCISGYSLEDRIYWPDVARCSWASLAELAEECAGISVFFGLPVRVGAMNFNAAALVGDRRIRGLVLKKYLPTYSIFYEGRNWTAWPGGVTEINGVPAGDLVFRMPFGLVSAEICEDLWSSDSPGRERARLGAEVICNPSASPFTPLKNEARKRLVLGAADTLKVVYAYANLLGCDSSRMVFDGGGLVATPEGLVCEGPVLSSDYHTLATGVVDLDDVVRARAENTTWRQDAVKGLTCANGHLVDCTDIPHRPAPVDEYAAQMPRAFYFPALPASRPCGREAALDELFDALSLGLRDYFEKVGAFERFLIALSGGRDSALCLLMAVRAAKLLKGGAEAARFAGRVATVYLPNKAFSSGATLDAARSLAEELGVPFKVVSINSEADLALRKAAEMAGDEDRVTPMARQNLQARVRGAMMLNWGNSAGGLLLVTSNLSEAAVGYSTTGGDNQGGYSPIANVPKTVVSELLEHLAKRDGIQALAKVLAIPPSAELAPDQQDEKDLMPYAVLDDLLYLYARKRLSLADCWRIVCRRHPDHTPAQLRAWTADFGRRFVQSQWKRDQHPVAMKVLELDLDPKTGFRFPVTQSIQDELDDLAQAELRP